In Cheilinus undulatus linkage group 16, ASM1832078v1, whole genome shotgun sequence, one DNA window encodes the following:
- the sla1a gene encoding src like adaptor 1a, whose product MWRMGNVMRGLSTREKVNTGNHEPSVKGSEDDMVVVLQDYPSPEISEPIYKMGEKLKVVAQEACWWRVRSLQTGKENYIPNNHVAKVYHGWLFEGVERQKAEELLCLPGNRVGSFLVRESARERGLYSLSVKHRIVKHYRIFRLDNSWYYISPRLTFQCLEDMVNHYSDFADGLCCALTSPCLSATIPPSDAPQAAPPVLMRRNFDWKKIDRNQLVSTDSCSDNMVSYGVRNSIAAYLSFSGSQNPTQTKSDNRKKKSKSVYAIPDNSPMDIDCDDF is encoded by the exons ATGTGGAGGATGGGGAATGTGATGCGAGGTCTGAGCACCAGAGAGAAGGTCAACACGGGAAACCACGAACCCTCTGTGAAGG GGTCAGAAGATGACATGGTGGTGGTACTCCAGGACTATCCGTCCCCTGAAATCAGTGAGCCGATCTACAAGATGGGGGAGAAGCTCAAAGTTGTGGCTCA GGAGGCGTGCTGGTGGAGAGTTCGCTCTCTGCAAACAGGAAAGGAGAACTACATACCAAACAACCATGTGGCTAAAGTTTACCACGG GTGGTTGTTTGAAGGCGTGGAGAGGCAGAAGGCTGAAGAGCTGCTCTGTCTACCCGGGAACAGAGTCGGCTCTTTCCTGGTACGGGAGAGCGCCAGGGAGAGAG GTCTGTATTCGCTGTCAGTGAAGCACAGGATCGTAAAGCACTATCGTATCTTTAGACTGGATAACAGCTGGTACTACATCTCTCCTCGCCTCACTTTCCAGTGCCTTGAAGACATGGTCAACCACTACTCTG attTTGCAGATGGTCTGTGTTGTGCATTAACCTCCCCATGTCTGTCGGCTACCATCCCTCCATCAGACGCTCCTCAAGCAGCTCCACCAGTCCTCATGAGACGAAACTTTGACTGGAAGAAAATAGACAG GAATCAGCTGGTCAGCACAGACAGCTGCAGCGACAACATGGTGAGCTACGGAGTCAGGAACAGCATTGCTGCTTACCTGTCTTTCTCTGGAAGTCAGAACCCCACACAGACGAAATCAGacaacaggaagaaaaaaagcaaatctGTTTACGCAATCCCTGACAACAGCCCTATGGACATTGACTGTGATGATTTCTAG